One genomic segment of Natrononativus amylolyticus includes these proteins:
- a CDS encoding phage terminase large subunit family protein — translation MTHPSSVPDPDVRKRVFFCPRCGHASDIDGDWSVRREAERAVLSCPDCEAVVTTHPQPSPGAA, via the coding sequence ATGACTCACCCCTCCTCCGTTCCCGACCCCGACGTCCGAAAGCGCGTGTTCTTCTGTCCCCGCTGCGGGCACGCCAGCGACATTGACGGCGACTGGTCCGTCCGCAGGGAGGCCGAGCGCGCCGTCCTCTCCTGTCCCGACTGCGAGGCGGTCGTCACGACACACCCGCAGCCGTCGCCCGGCGCGGCCTGA
- a CDS encoding DUF3995 domain-containing protein, producing MSTTSYRPYSSRARAAAVSGYAAAAWALLFGAAHVYWAVGGTLGLQGNAMTGVLLAINLIAIPLCFLAAIVALALVRSWGVVVPRRLWHAAAWGAGGVLALRGVVGLAQTVLSQEPTPLLLAAYDSWFLLGGALFFALAASSRRTERTPADFR from the coding sequence ATGAGTACGACGAGTTATCGGCCGTATTCGAGCCGGGCTCGAGCAGCGGCGGTCTCCGGATACGCGGCCGCCGCATGGGCGCTTCTGTTCGGCGCCGCGCACGTCTACTGGGCGGTCGGCGGGACTCTCGGCCTCCAGGGCAACGCCATGACGGGAGTGTTGCTCGCGATCAACCTGATCGCGATCCCGCTCTGTTTTCTCGCCGCGATCGTCGCGCTCGCGCTCGTACGCTCCTGGGGTGTCGTCGTGCCGCGCCGGCTCTGGCACGCCGCGGCTTGGGGTGCAGGAGGGGTGCTCGCGCTGCGGGGTGTCGTCGGCCTCGCACAGACCGTGCTGTCACAGGAACCCACGCCGCTTCTCCTCGCGGCCTACGATTCTTGGTTCCTGCTCGGCGGAGCGCTGTTCTTCGCGCTCGCCGCGTCGAGCCGTCGGACCGAACGCACGCCGGCGGATTTTCGGTAG
- the trpC gene encoding indole-3-glycerol phosphate synthase, which translates to MVSELEVDPAVRAILEAARERTGGDRISVDARPIADAFADTAADGRVPVIAEVKPTSPTTDGTRRGDPVDLARAMVDGGASAISVLTEPTHFGGTPEALARIRDAVDVPVLRKDFVLREDHLDVVEADLVLLIVRFLEEDDAEDLETLLAAARERGFQALVEVHDATELEAALEAGAEIVGVNNRDLGSLEVDLATFERVAPLVPEDVTLIAESGVSTPEDVARMREAGADALLVGSAIMGHERGDSAATPAAVRENTRRLVHDE; encoded by the coding sequence ATGGTATCTGAACTGGAGGTCGATCCCGCGGTCCGGGCCATCCTCGAGGCCGCACGGGAGCGCACCGGCGGGGACCGCATCTCGGTCGACGCGCGGCCGATCGCGGACGCGTTCGCCGACACCGCGGCCGACGGCCGCGTGCCGGTGATCGCCGAGGTGAAGCCGACGAGTCCGACGACCGACGGCACCCGCCGGGGCGACCCAGTCGACCTCGCGCGGGCGATGGTCGACGGCGGCGCGAGCGCGATCTCGGTGCTCACAGAGCCGACGCACTTCGGCGGCACGCCGGAGGCGCTGGCGCGAATCCGCGACGCCGTCGACGTGCCGGTGCTCCGCAAGGACTTCGTCCTGCGAGAGGACCACCTCGACGTCGTCGAAGCCGACCTGGTGTTGCTCATCGTGCGATTTCTCGAGGAGGACGACGCCGAGGACCTCGAGACGCTACTCGCGGCCGCCCGCGAGCGCGGCTTCCAGGCGCTCGTCGAGGTTCACGACGCAACCGAACTCGAGGCCGCCCTCGAGGCCGGCGCCGAGATCGTCGGCGTGAACAACCGGGACCTGGGCAGCCTCGAGGTGGACCTGGCGACCTTCGAGCGCGTCGCGCCGCTCGTTCCGGAGGACGTCACCCTAATCGCCGAAAGCGGCGTCTCGACCCCCGAGGACGTCGCCCGGATGCGCGAGGCGGGCGCGGACGCCCTGCTCGTCGGCAGCGCGATCATGGGACACGAGCGCGGCGACAGCGCGGCGACGCCGGCAGCGGTTCGCGAGAACACGCGGAGACTGGTACACGATGAGTAA
- a CDS encoding CPBP family intramembrane glutamic endopeptidase, translated as MTQWAAFAGFSGVVLVLLLALSHLTQSTLDGADDRQAAAAADRETVDDAPTSGGAPPEPPEDAAATVGDASSETAAENGRAVVDPDGPALTGTGSEDPEPTSTELAGDGVSLETRPAGAATDDTRLETDLSTGMLLANVALSQGVFAVLLVAAAVYTAVPAAALGVEFSASYLWTGLAVGTAAGLGLYALNELGSASATRLGFDHDEELRELLAPDSRGGWLVLLFVVLPLIAFFEEFLFRAALIGALSVGFDLSPWLLAVLSSVAFALGHGVQGPVGVAVTGALGFVLAALFIYTGSLLVVVVAHYLINALEFAVHEGLGIEWGETTGS; from the coding sequence ATGACCCAGTGGGCGGCGTTCGCCGGCTTTTCGGGCGTCGTCCTCGTGCTCTTACTCGCACTCTCTCACCTCACCCAGTCGACGCTCGACGGCGCTGACGACCGGCAAGCGGCGGCCGCGGCCGACCGGGAGACGGTAGACGACGCGCCCACCAGCGGCGGCGCACCACCCGAACCGCCCGAAGACGCCGCCGCGACGGTCGGTGACGCCTCGAGCGAGACCGCCGCGGAGAACGGGCGAGCGGTCGTCGATCCCGACGGCCCCGCTCTCACCGGCACCGGCTCCGAGGATCCCGAGCCAACCAGCACGGAACTCGCCGGCGACGGCGTCTCTCTCGAGACTCGACCGGCCGGCGCGGCGACCGACGACACCCGCCTCGAGACGGACCTCTCGACGGGGATGTTGCTGGCGAACGTCGCGCTCTCGCAGGGGGTGTTCGCGGTCCTGCTGGTGGCGGCGGCGGTGTACACCGCAGTGCCGGCGGCGGCGCTCGGCGTCGAGTTCTCGGCGTCGTACCTCTGGACCGGCCTCGCCGTCGGTACCGCCGCCGGCCTGGGGCTGTACGCGCTCAACGAACTCGGCTCGGCGAGCGCGACGCGGCTGGGGTTCGACCACGACGAGGAACTCCGCGAACTGCTCGCGCCCGACTCGAGGGGCGGCTGGCTCGTCCTGTTGTTCGTCGTGTTGCCACTGATCGCGTTCTTCGAGGAGTTCCTGTTTCGCGCCGCGCTGATCGGCGCGCTCTCGGTCGGCTTCGATCTCTCGCCGTGGCTGCTCGCGGTGCTCTCCTCGGTCGCGTTCGCGCTGGGACACGGCGTCCAGGGGCCGGTCGGCGTCGCCGTCACCGGCGCGCTCGGCTTCGTGCTCGCGGCGCTGTTCATCTACACCGGGAGCCTGCTCGTCGTGGTCGTCGCCCACTACCTGATCAACGCCCTCGAGTTCGCCGTCCACGAGGGGCTCGGAATCGAGTGGGGCGAAACCACCGGAAGCTAA
- the trpB gene encoding tryptophan synthase subunit beta yields the protein MSKSSFGRYGGQFVPEALMPALEELEDAYERYVLGNEDGFVDEFRERLREFGGRPTPLQRADRLSERYGREVYLKREDLVHGGAHKLNNALGQVLLAKYMGKERIVAETGAGQHGTATAMAAAHLEMPCEIYMGRTDVNRQRPNVYRMRMLGAEVTPVETGRGTLKEAINETMRDWAGSVETTHYVIGSVVGPHPFPEMVREFQSVIGEEAREQVLERAGRLPDSVVACAGGGSNTMGAFHAFVPDSDVGLYAVEAGGSSLEIDAEAGVAPNSATLSTGSDGVLHGAMTKLLQSEDGQIMESHSVSAGLDYAGVGPELSNLVDTGRVTPDSVDDDAALEAFHRLSRLEGIIPALESSHALAYLERAAGTAAERASGDEPRAEAHEELGELVVVNVSGRGDKDLETVLEETEKRDLEAAPDVEVFEQ from the coding sequence ATGAGTAAATCGAGTTTCGGACGGTACGGCGGACAGTTCGTTCCCGAGGCGCTGATGCCCGCCCTCGAGGAGTTAGAAGACGCCTACGAACGCTACGTTCTCGGCAACGAGGACGGCTTCGTGGACGAGTTTCGCGAGCGCCTGCGCGAGTTCGGCGGGCGACCGACGCCGCTCCAGCGCGCGGATCGGCTGAGCGAGCGCTACGGTCGGGAAGTCTACCTCAAGCGCGAGGACCTGGTTCACGGCGGCGCCCACAAGCTAAACAACGCGCTCGGCCAGGTGCTGCTCGCGAAGTACATGGGCAAAGAGCGGATCGTCGCCGAAACGGGCGCGGGCCAACACGGTACGGCGACCGCGATGGCGGCGGCTCACCTCGAGATGCCCTGTGAGATCTACATGGGTCGCACCGACGTCAACCGCCAGCGGCCGAACGTCTACCGGATGCGGATGCTGGGCGCCGAGGTGACCCCCGTCGAGACGGGGCGGGGCACCCTGAAGGAGGCGATCAACGAGACGATGCGCGACTGGGCGGGGAGCGTGGAGACGACCCACTACGTGATCGGGAGCGTCGTCGGCCCGCACCCGTTTCCGGAGATGGTCCGGGAGTTCCAGTCCGTGATCGGCGAGGAGGCCCGCGAGCAGGTGCTGGAGCGGGCGGGGCGACTCCCCGACAGCGTCGTCGCCTGCGCCGGCGGCGGCTCGAACACGATGGGAGCGTTTCACGCGTTCGTTCCCGATTCCGACGTCGGGCTGTACGCCGTCGAAGCCGGCGGCTCGAGTCTCGAGATCGACGCCGAAGCGGGCGTCGCGCCCAACTCCGCGACCCTCTCGACGGGGAGCGACGGCGTCCTCCACGGCGCGATGACGAAGCTCCTCCAGAGCGAGGACGGCCAGATAATGGAGTCACACAGCGTGAGCGCCGGCCTCGACTACGCCGGCGTCGGCCCGGAGCTCTCGAATCTGGTCGACACCGGCCGCGTCACGCCGGACAGCGTCGACGACGACGCGGCACTCGAGGCCTTCCACCGGCTCTCCCGGCTCGAGGGGATCATTCCGGCCCTCGAGTCCTCCCACGCCCTCGCCTACCTGGAGCGCGCGGCGGGGACCGCCGCGGAACGAGCGAGCGGCGACGAGCCGCGAGCAGAAGCTCACGAAGAACTCGGCGAGCTCGTCGTCGTGAACGTCTCCGGGCGGGGCGATAAAGACCTGGAAACGGTGCTCGAGGAGACCGAAAAGCGGGATCTCGAGGCCGCGCCGGACGTGGAGGTGTTCGAACAGTGA
- a CDS encoding 2-amino-3,7-dideoxy-D-threo-hept-6-ulosonate synthase → METGIDARLERIGTDGRYLVVPMDHGITLGAVTGLKDIESTIDGVTRGGADAVLTQKGIAPRVHPNKNGAGYVVHVNASTAIGPDENDKRMTATVEEAIRVGADAVSLHINVGSRHEPDQLEDLAALTADAGRFGIPVLAMAYARGPEVDSTDPEALGHAVRLAEEAGADVVKTGYSGDAESFEHVVESTRLPVVIAGGSKGTDRETLEMVRGVMDAGGAGVSMGRSIFQHEDPEAITRGVSGIVHDDLAVEEALREAGLALEA, encoded by the coding sequence ATGGAGACAGGAATCGACGCGCGACTCGAGCGGATCGGAACGGACGGGCGGTACCTCGTCGTTCCGATGGACCACGGAATCACCCTCGGGGCCGTCACCGGCCTCAAAGACATCGAATCGACGATCGACGGCGTGACACGCGGCGGCGCCGACGCCGTGTTGACCCAGAAGGGGATCGCCCCGCGGGTCCACCCGAACAAGAACGGCGCGGGCTACGTCGTCCACGTCAACGCCTCGACGGCGATCGGCCCCGACGAGAACGACAAACGGATGACCGCCACCGTCGAGGAGGCGATCCGCGTCGGCGCCGACGCCGTCTCGCTGCACATCAACGTCGGCTCGAGACACGAGCCCGACCAGCTCGAGGACCTGGCGGCGCTCACCGCCGACGCCGGCCGCTTCGGCATCCCGGTTCTCGCGATGGCGTACGCCCGCGGCCCGGAGGTCGACAGCACCGATCCGGAGGCGCTCGGCCACGCCGTCCGCCTCGCCGAGGAGGCCGGTGCCGACGTCGTCAAGACGGGGTACAGCGGGGACGCCGAGAGCTTCGAGCACGTCGTCGAGTCGACGCGTCTGCCCGTCGTCATCGCCGGCGGCTCGAAGGGGACGGATAGAGAGACCCTCGAGATGGTCCGCGGCGTGATGGACGCTGGCGGGGCGGGCGTCTCGATGGGACGGTCGATCTTCCAGCACGAGGACCCGGAGGCGATCACGCGCGGGGTCTCGGGGATCGTTCACGACGACCTCGCCGTCGAGGAGGCGCTGCGGGAGGCGGGGCTGGCGCTCGAGGCCTGA
- a CDS encoding MGMT family protein has product MEDVTDAGIYARESSYLESVVQVGVASGRVLSVSFPNAADPDAEDDHPVLERLFEYLEGVIEVEFDDVQVALTVPTDQRRVLEQVRAIPYGDDIDVRTLARMAGLDPESDEDLTLVRTALAENPAPILIPDHRVRDGPSAAPPAVEQKLRSLEEL; this is encoded by the coding sequence ATGGAGGACGTAACGGACGCGGGGATCTACGCGCGGGAGTCGTCGTATCTCGAGTCGGTCGTCCAGGTCGGCGTCGCCAGCGGCCGAGTGTTGAGCGTCTCGTTTCCGAATGCCGCCGATCCGGACGCGGAGGACGACCATCCGGTTCTCGAGCGGCTGTTCGAGTACCTCGAGGGCGTCATCGAAGTCGAGTTCGACGACGTCCAGGTCGCCCTGACGGTTCCGACCGACCAGCGGCGGGTGCTCGAGCAGGTGCGGGCGATCCCCTACGGCGACGACATCGACGTCAGGACGCTCGCGCGGATGGCCGGGCTCGACCCGGAGAGCGACGAGGACCTCACCCTGGTTCGGACGGCGCTCGCGGAGAACCCGGCGCCGATCCTGATCCCCGACCACCGCGTCCGCGACGGACCGAGCGCGGCCCCGCCGGCGGTCGAACAGAAGCTGCGGTCGCTCGAGGAGCTGTAG
- a CDS encoding SprT-like domain-containing protein has product MTDESLTVDDEIVARARIHARDVAIDVDWECLEWAVSARAKRRAGACRWDGEVATIVLSRRAYEAYDWAQFAAVVRHELVHAWEFQRHGKSGHGERFRREARRLEAPRHCEAFTDPRYLLRCLGGECTWESRRHQASKPVRTPENYRCGSCGGDYEVEHVSSGRSWKTAAGYGGAKAALGEEW; this is encoded by the coding sequence GTGACCGACGAGTCGCTGACGGTCGACGACGAGATCGTCGCCCGCGCGCGCATTCACGCCCGAGATGTCGCCATCGACGTCGACTGGGAGTGCCTCGAGTGGGCCGTCTCGGCCCGGGCGAAGCGGCGGGCGGGCGCCTGCCGGTGGGACGGCGAGGTGGCGACGATCGTGCTCTCGCGGCGGGCCTACGAGGCCTACGACTGGGCGCAGTTCGCCGCGGTCGTTCGCCACGAACTCGTCCACGCCTGGGAGTTCCAGCGCCACGGGAAGTCGGGCCACGGCGAGCGGTTTCGGCGGGAGGCGCGACGGCTCGAGGCGCCGCGCCACTGCGAGGCGTTCACCGACCCCCGGTACCTGTTGCGGTGTCTCGGAGGGGAGTGTACCTGGGAGAGCCGTCGCCATCAGGCGTCGAAACCCGTTCGCACGCCAGAGAACTACCGCTGTGGGTCGTGCGGAGGCGACTACGAGGTCGAGCACGTCTCGAGCGGGCGGAGCTGGAAAACGGCGGCCGGCTACGGCGGGGCGAAGGCGGCGCTTGGCGAGGAGTGGTGA
- a CDS encoding CPBP family intramembrane glutamic endopeptidase — protein sequence MVPPIPRLPVGPRDIGVFVAIALALGWIAGNPSATYEIVFDQPPPTAVALTLFAIFALSPLIAVAVLVRRLRVGDGLRAFLRERFRWRTDVRWYVVATGLFPALAAVTYLVVSTVVEPVPVDPYIAGLILLEVVTLGIFFNLVENYGWRGFLQEALQSRVSAVAAAIVVGVVWGLWHAALFLPGGQFEAIPVSSYALVIVGQSVVIGWLYNSTRGSVLLAAIMHTSFNASFGVLITSLILADASVDALYAVTAVAVWSTVAVIAYRTDPSTLQRRVAGSSG from the coding sequence ATGGTCCCACCGATCCCACGACTTCCGGTCGGGCCGCGGGATATCGGAGTGTTCGTGGCGATCGCGCTCGCGCTCGGATGGATCGCCGGCAACCCCTCTGCCACCTACGAAATCGTATTCGACCAACCGCCACCGACCGCCGTCGCGTTGACGCTGTTCGCGATATTTGCGCTCTCGCCGCTTATCGCGGTCGCAGTACTCGTTCGCCGCCTTCGAGTCGGGGACGGGCTCCGGGCCTTCCTTCGCGAGCGCTTTCGCTGGCGCACCGACGTCCGGTGGTACGTGGTCGCGACCGGGTTGTTTCCCGCGCTCGCCGCAGTCACCTATCTCGTCGTTAGCACCGTCGTCGAGCCCGTTCCCGTCGATCCGTATATCGCCGGCTTGATCCTCCTCGAGGTGGTCACGCTCGGAATTTTCTTCAATCTCGTCGAGAACTACGGCTGGCGCGGATTCCTCCAGGAGGCGCTTCAATCGCGCGTTTCGGCCGTGGCGGCGGCGATCGTCGTCGGCGTAGTCTGGGGACTGTGGCACGCGGCGCTGTTCCTGCCCGGCGGCCAGTTCGAGGCCATCCCGGTGTCGAGCTACGCGCTCGTGATCGTCGGCCAGTCCGTCGTCATCGGGTGGCTGTACAACTCGACCCGGGGGAGCGTTCTTCTCGCCGCGATCATGCACACGTCCTTCAACGCCTCGTTCGGCGTTCTCATCACGTCGCTGATTCTGGCGGACGCATCGGTCGACGCACTGTACGCTGTGACCGCCGTCGCGGTCTGGTCCACCGTCGCGGTGATCGCGTATCGGACCGATCCGTCCACGCTTCAGCGGCGAGTCGCCGGCTCGTCGGGCTGA
- a CDS encoding sugar phosphate nucleotidyltransferase — translation MKAVVLAGGYATRMWPITKHRPKMFLPVGESTVIDRIFAELEADDRIDEVFVSTNERFAASFESHLAESEFDKPTLSVEDTSEEEDKFGVVGALAQLVDREGVDDDLLVIAGDNLISFAVSDFLDYFESKGAPTLAAYDVGSREKAKSYGLVELEGDRVVDFQEKPDDPKSTLVSIACYAFPRDSLSLLSTYLAEDNNPDEPGWFVQWLQNREPTYAYTFEGAWFDIGTPESYLEAVSWHLEGESLVDETATLENVTIGENVHVMSGVTLENSNLDHAVIFPEATVRNADIRRSIIDEGTHLEKMDLAGALIGAHTTITNEPSQ, via the coding sequence ATGAAGGCCGTCGTGCTGGCTGGCGGATACGCGACCCGGATGTGGCCGATCACCAAACACCGGCCCAAGATGTTCCTCCCCGTCGGCGAGTCGACCGTGATCGACCGGATCTTCGCGGAACTCGAGGCCGACGACCGGATCGACGAGGTGTTCGTTTCGACCAACGAGCGCTTCGCCGCGAGCTTCGAGAGCCACCTCGCGGAGAGCGAGTTCGACAAGCCAACCCTCTCCGTCGAGGACACGAGCGAGGAGGAGGACAAGTTCGGCGTCGTCGGCGCGCTCGCCCAGCTGGTCGACCGGGAGGGCGTCGACGACGACCTGCTCGTGATCGCCGGCGACAACCTGATCAGCTTCGCGGTGTCGGACTTCCTCGACTACTTCGAGTCGAAAGGAGCGCCGACGCTCGCGGCCTACGACGTCGGCTCCCGCGAGAAGGCCAAATCGTACGGGCTGGTCGAACTCGAGGGCGACCGGGTGGTCGACTTCCAGGAGAAACCAGACGACCCCAAGAGCACGCTCGTCTCGATCGCCTGCTACGCCTTCCCCCGTGACTCGCTCTCGCTGCTCTCGACGTACCTCGCCGAGGACAACAACCCCGACGAGCCCGGCTGGTTCGTCCAGTGGCTCCAGAACAGAGAGCCCACCTACGCCTACACGTTCGAGGGCGCCTGGTTCGACATCGGCACCCCGGAGAGCTACCTCGAGGCCGTCTCCTGGCACCTCGAGGGCGAGTCGCTCGTCGACGAGACGGCGACCCTCGAGAACGTCACGATCGGCGAGAACGTCCACGTCATGAGCGGGGTGACCCTCGAGAACAGCAACCTCGACCACGCGGTTATCTTTCCGGAGGCCACGGTCAGGAACGCGGACATCCGGCGGTCGATCATCGACGAGGGAACCCACCTCGAGAAGATGGACCTCGCGGGGGCGCTGATCGGTGCCCACACGACGATCACGAACGAACCGTCACAGTAG
- the trpA gene encoding tryptophan synthase subunit alpha, producing the protein MTREDRRPEEREPRDDERGVTRPASDIERAIRENHPALIAYVTAGDPSLEATKEYVEALDRGGADLIELGLPFSEPIAEGPTIQAAINRALEAGTTPAGFFDLVDSLSVEAPLLVMTYYNMILQHGSEPGADVRPFVERAADAGLSGIIVPDLPAEEAEPLRAACDDHGLDLVFIVAPTTAGERLERIMDRASGFAYVQARLGTTGARGDVSRATHDSLARLEAYDDAGVPKAVGFGVSEGDHAAEIVAAGADGVIVGSALVDIIATSETPAADLEAKARELKAGARRGADVPEPEQP; encoded by the coding sequence GTGACCCGCGAGGATCGACGACCGGAGGAGAGAGAGCCTCGAGATGACGAGCGGGGAGTAACACGACCCGCGAGTGACATCGAGCGCGCTATCCGCGAGAACCACCCCGCGCTCATCGCCTACGTCACCGCGGGTGATCCCTCCCTCGAGGCGACGAAGGAGTACGTCGAGGCCCTGGACCGCGGTGGGGCGGATCTGATCGAACTCGGGCTCCCGTTCTCGGAGCCGATCGCCGAGGGGCCGACGATCCAGGCGGCGATCAACCGCGCGCTCGAGGCCGGCACCACGCCTGCGGGCTTTTTCGACCTCGTGGACTCGCTCTCCGTCGAAGCACCGCTGCTGGTGATGACGTACTACAACATGATTCTGCAGCACGGTTCCGAACCGGGGGCTGACGTCCGCCCGTTCGTCGAGCGCGCCGCCGACGCCGGCCTGTCGGGGATAATCGTCCCCGACCTGCCCGCGGAGGAGGCCGAGCCGCTCCGGGCGGCCTGCGACGACCACGGTCTCGATCTCGTGTTCATCGTCGCGCCGACGACCGCGGGCGAGCGCCTCGAGCGGATCATGGATCGGGCGTCGGGGTTCGCCTACGTCCAGGCCCGGCTCGGAACCACGGGCGCTCGCGGCGACGTCTCGAGGGCGACCCACGACAGCCTCGCGAGACTCGAGGCGTACGACGACGCGGGCGTCCCGAAAGCCGTCGGCTTCGGCGTCAGCGAGGGCGACCACGCCGCCGAGATCGTCGCGGCGGGCGCCGACGGCGTCATCGTCGGCAGCGCCCTGGTGGACATCATCGCGACGAGCGAGACGCCCGCGGCGGATCTCGAGGCGAAGGCCCGCGAACTCAAGGCGGGCGCGCGCCGGGGGGCAGATGTACCGGAACCGGAACAGCCTTAA
- the lonB gene encoding ATP-dependent protease LonB → MSNDTNVDDAPEDAVRDDPTEESGRRSEETRSPPEEPGDGADVDDQFEEAAVETDEPLEEADDRGDDPFEGDGLESETDESAERDEEDDVETVEDLGSTVEVDPEVEIDESIAEDDLLGGLKIDSTGDIEVPDRLVDQVIGQDEARDIIIKAAKQRRHVMMIGSPGTGKSMLAKAMSQLLPKEDLQDVLVYHNPDDGNEPKVRTVPAGKGEQIIDAHKEEARKRNQMRSILMWIIIAIIIGYAILTTNILLGILAAGIVWLIFRYTSRGTDAMVPNMIVNNGEQRTAPFEDATGAHAGALLGDVRHDPFQSGGMETPSHDRVEPGSIHKSNKGVLFVDEINTLDVRTQQKLMTAIQEGEFAITGQSERSSGAMVQTEPVPCDFIMIAAGNLDAMENMHPALRSRIKGYGYEVYMDDTIDDTPEMRRKYARFIAQEVERDGRLPHFTREAVEEVILEAKRRAGRKEHLTLHFRNLGGLVRVAGDIARAEDAEFTTRDHVLQAKDRSRSIEQQLADDYIERRKDYELQVTQDGVEGRVNGLAVMGEDSGIMLPVMAEIAPAQGQGQVIATGQLKEMAEESVQNVSAIIKKFSDVNLSEKDVHIQFVQAGQQGVDGDSASITVATAVISALEDIPVDQSVAMTGSLSVRGDVLPVGGVTHKIEAAAKAGCTKVIIPKTNEQDVMIEDEYKEMIEIIPCDNISEVLEVALIGEPEKDSLLDRLKQITGSAFEGQGQVGTGGSNPSPQ, encoded by the coding sequence ATGAGTAACGATACGAACGTTGACGACGCCCCCGAAGACGCCGTCCGGGACGACCCCACCGAGGAGTCCGGGCGGCGTTCGGAGGAGACCCGGTCGCCGCCCGAGGAGCCCGGCGACGGGGCCGACGTCGACGACCAGTTCGAGGAGGCAGCCGTCGAAACCGACGAGCCACTCGAGGAGGCAGACGACCGTGGTGACGACCCGTTCGAGGGAGACGGACTCGAGTCGGAAACCGACGAGTCCGCCGAACGGGACGAAGAGGACGACGTCGAAACCGTCGAGGATCTCGGCAGCACCGTCGAGGTCGATCCCGAGGTGGAGATCGACGAATCGATCGCCGAGGACGATCTGCTGGGGGGACTCAAGATCGACTCGACGGGCGACATCGAGGTTCCGGATCGCCTCGTCGACCAGGTCATCGGTCAGGACGAGGCTCGAGACATCATCATCAAGGCGGCCAAGCAACGGCGCCACGTGATGATGATCGGCTCGCCGGGGACCGGGAAGTCGATGCTGGCGAAGGCGATGAGCCAGCTGCTCCCGAAGGAGGACCTCCAGGACGTTCTCGTCTACCACAACCCCGACGACGGCAACGAGCCGAAGGTCCGCACCGTCCCCGCGGGCAAGGGCGAACAGATCATCGACGCCCACAAGGAGGAGGCCCGAAAGCGCAACCAGATGCGCTCGATCCTGATGTGGATCATCATCGCGATCATTATCGGGTACGCCATCCTCACGACCAACATCCTGCTCGGCATCCTCGCTGCGGGTATCGTCTGGCTGATCTTCCGCTACACCTCCCGCGGCACGGACGCGATGGTGCCCAACATGATCGTCAACAACGGCGAGCAGCGCACCGCGCCGTTCGAGGACGCCACGGGCGCCCACGCCGGGGCACTGCTCGGCGACGTCCGCCACGACCCGTTCCAGTCCGGCGGCATGGAGACGCCGTCTCACGACCGCGTCGAGCCGGGCTCGATCCACAAGTCGAACAAGGGCGTGCTGTTCGTCGACGAGATCAACACGCTCGACGTCCGCACCCAGCAGAAGCTGATGACCGCGATCCAGGAGGGCGAGTTCGCCATCACCGGCCAGTCCGAGCGCTCCTCGGGCGCGATGGTCCAGACCGAGCCCGTCCCCTGTGACTTCATCATGATCGCGGCGGGGAACCTGGACGCGATGGAGAACATGCACCCCGCGCTGCGCTCGCGGATCAAGGGCTACGGCTACGAGGTGTACATGGACGACACCATCGACGACACCCCCGAGATGCGCCGCAAGTACGCCCGGTTCATCGCACAGGAGGTCGAACGCGACGGGCGACTCCCCCACTTCACCCGCGAGGCCGTCGAGGAGGTCATCCTCGAGGCCAAACGCCGTGCGGGCCGCAAGGAGCACCTGACGCTTCACTTCCGAAACCTCGGCGGACTCGTCCGCGTGGCCGGCGACATCGCCCGCGCCGAGGACGCCGAGTTCACCACTCGCGACCACGTCCTGCAGGCGAAAGACCGCTCGCGCTCGATCGAACAGCAACTCGCCGACGACTACATCGAGCGCCGCAAGGACTACGAGCTGCAGGTCACCCAGGACGGCGTCGAGGGCCGGGTCAACGGACTCGCCGTCATGGGCGAAGACTCGGGGATCATGCTGCCCGTGATGGCCGAGATCGCGCCCGCGCAGGGTCAGGGTCAGGTCATCGCCACGGGACAGCTCAAAGAGATGGCCGAGGAGTCCGTCCAGAACGTCTCGGCGATCATCAAGAAGTTCTCGGACGTCAACCTCTCCGAGAAGGACGTCCACATCCAGTTCGTTCAGGCCGGCCAGCAGGGCGTCGACGGCGACTCCGCCTCGATCACGGTGGCGACCGCCGTCATCTCCGCACTGGAGGACATCCCGGTCGACCAGTCGGTCGCCATGACCGGCTCGCTCTCCGTGCGAGGGGACGTGCTCCCGGTCGGCGGCGTCACCCACAAGATCGAGGCCGCCGCGAAAGCCGGCTGCACGAAGGTCATCATCCCCAAGACGAACGAACAGGACGTGATGATCGAAGACGAGTACAAGGAGATGATCGAGATCATCCCCTGTGACAACATCAGCGAGGTGCTCGAGGTCGCCCTCATCGGCGAACCCGAGAAGGACTCGCTGCTCGACCGCTTAAAGCAGATCACCGGCTCGGCGTTCGAGGGACAGGGTCAGGTTGGCACCGGCGGCTCGAACCCGAGCCCGCAGTAG